A window from Macaca nemestrina isolate mMacNem1 chromosome 8, mMacNem.hap1, whole genome shotgun sequence encodes these proteins:
- the LOC112427019 gene encoding uncharacterized protein isoform X1 gives MATHGHPQEQSASLRSSHRPPSHCGAPARQCQQQVCTASATLLGGPGVPWGANPKSSAQLLRASRGAGGDGADRGIQAEAAAPLRPVYRISAGNCAPAPRPQEGRATCAPERNKRCDREGKGSGCCHDGVNGRARIVAGRGRMSKGGKQGNRGSPGGGRKKCSVR, from the coding sequence ATGGCAACACATGGCCACCCCCAGGAACAGTCGGCCTCATTGCGCTCCTCCCACAGGCCACCCTCCCACTGCGGTGCCCCGGCCCGGCAGTGCCAGCAGCAGGTCTGCACCGCCAGCGCCACGCTTCTCGGGGGCCCTGGTGTTCCATGGGGTGCCAATCCAAAGAGTTCGGCTCAACTGCTGAGGGCGAGCAGAGGAGCTGGGGGAGATGGGGCTGACAGAGGAATACAAGCTGAAGCTGCAGCGCCGCTCAGACCCGTCTACAGGATTTCTGCGGGAAACTGCGCGCCAGCACCGCGTCCCCAAGAAGGGAGGGCAACCTGCGCGCCAGAGAGGAACAAAAGATGCgacagggagggaaaggggagtgGGTGCTGCCACGATGGGGTAAATGGAAGAGCCAGGATAGTAGCAGGAAGGGGAAGGATGAGTAAAGGAGGAAAACAGGGAAATAGAGGGTCGCCTGGAGGGGGTCGAAAGAAGTGCAGCGTGAGGTGA
- the LOC105483524 gene encoding fatty acid-binding protein 5 isoform X1, translating to MATVQQLEGRWRLVDSKGFDEYMKELGVGIALRKMGAMAKPDCIITCDGKNLTIKTESTLKTTQFSCTLGEKFEETTADGRKTQTVCSFTDGALVQHQEWDGKESTITRKLKDGKLVVDCVMNNVTCTRIYEKVE from the exons ATGGCCACAGTTCAGCAGCTGGAAGGAAGATGGCGCCTGGTGGATAGCAAAGGCTTTGATGAATACATGAAGGAGCTAG GAGTGGGAATAGCTTTGCGAAAAATGGGCGCAATGGCCAAGCCAGACTGTATCATCACTTGTGATGGCAAAAACCTCACCATAAAAACTGAGAGCACTTTGAAAACAACACAGTTTTCTTGTACCCTGGGAGAGAAATTTGAAGAAACCACAGCTGATGGCAGAAAAACTCAG ACTGTCTGCAGCTTTACAGATGGTGCATTGGTTCAGCATCAGGAGTGGGATGGGAAGGAAAGCACAATAACAAGAAAATTGAAAGATGGGAAATTAGTGGTG GACTGTGTCATGAACAATGTCACCTGTACTCGGATCTatgaaaaagtagaataa
- the LOC112427019 gene encoding zinc finger protein 318-like isoform X2, protein MVGAGGLTCRMGSASAWQLAVRRPTPAAAFISAVCAGRRYAANGRRASPGPRPARRAPPGPSRGREVLTSKQGHASAPHASRTPAPARFGASAGPGSHRGHLEAQPRLSFTLPFDSLSTAVFPFKIPGPID, encoded by the coding sequence ATGGTGGGCGCGGGCGGGCTGACGTGCAGAATGGGGTCGGCGTCGGCGTGGCAGCTTGCTGTGAGGCGCCCGACGCCCGCGGCTGCTTTTATATCCGCGGTCTGCGCAGGGCGGCGCTATGCGGCCAATGGGAGGCGGGCCTCGCCCGGCCCTCGCCCCGCCCGCCGCGCGCCCCCCGGGCCTTCCCGGGGTCGGGAGGTGCTAACCAGCAAGCAGGGACACGCCTCAGCACCCCACGCCTCCCGGACGCCGGCGCCTGCACGTTTTGGCGCCTCTGCAGGCCCAGGAAGCCACAGGGGGCACCTGGAGGCCCAGCCCCGCCTCTCCTTCACCCTTCCGTTTGACAGCCTATCCACCGCcgtttttcctttcaaaataccCGGACCAATCGATTAG
- the LOC105483524 gene encoding fatty acid-binding protein 5 isoform X2 produces MQDGCGPAESVPREENLSRVGIALRKMGAMAKPDCIITCDGKNLTIKTESTLKTTQFSCTLGEKFEETTADGRKTQTVCSFTDGALVQHQEWDGKESTITRKLKDGKLVVDCVMNNVTCTRIYEKVE; encoded by the exons ATGCAAGATGGGTGTGGCCCTGCGGAAAGCGTTCCGAGGGAGGAGAATCTCAGTA GAGTGGGAATAGCTTTGCGAAAAATGGGCGCAATGGCCAAGCCAGACTGTATCATCACTTGTGATGGCAAAAACCTCACCATAAAAACTGAGAGCACTTTGAAAACAACACAGTTTTCTTGTACCCTGGGAGAGAAATTTGAAGAAACCACAGCTGATGGCAGAAAAACTCAG ACTGTCTGCAGCTTTACAGATGGTGCATTGGTTCAGCATCAGGAGTGGGATGGGAAGGAAAGCACAATAACAAGAAAATTGAAAGATGGGAAATTAGTGGTG GACTGTGTCATGAACAATGTCACCTGTACTCGGATCTatgaaaaagtagaataa